A genomic segment from Leopardus geoffroyi isolate Oge1 chromosome A2, O.geoffroyi_Oge1_pat1.0, whole genome shotgun sequence encodes:
- the RPUSD3 gene encoding mitochondrial mRNA pseudouridine synthase RPUSD3 isoform X3 has product MRTVLAREMGGCSVLGRIWGVWRRRPGVRAVPKAPGFGTEAGHRLRPRGSSKRSRPLGGQPFPGLLQLENLSREELVDVLRAAVVDQKGPLVTLNKPPGLPVTGKPGELTLFSVLPELSQSLGLGDQELQVVQASGKETSGLVLLSSCPQTASRLQKFFIYSRRAQRPTATYCAVTDGIPATSEGKIQAALKLEHVDGVDLVIPVKSPSRKDFQEGVKRTLSHFHVVAMGSGCALVQLQPLTGPG; this is encoded by the exons ATGCGCACTGTCCTTGCTCGGGAGATGGGTGGCTGCAGTGTTTTGGGCCGGATCTGGGGTGTATGGCGGCGTCGGCCAGGGGTCCGCGCAGTGCCCAAGGCCCCAGGCTTTGGCACCGAAGCCGG ACATCGGCTGCGACCCCGAGGCTCCAGCAAACGGTCGAGGCCCCTGGGGGGCCAGCCATTCCCGGGGCTGCTGCAGCTAGAGAACCTCAGTCGGGAGGAGCTGGTTGATGTGCTGAGGGCTGCAGTAGTGGACCAGAaag GACCTCTAGTGACATTGAATAAGCCACCGGGTCTACCAGTGACAG GAAAACCAGGAGAGTTGACATTGTTCTCAGTGCTGCCAGAGCTGAGCCAGTCCCTGGGGCTTGGGGATCAGGAGCTCCAGGTTGTGCAAGCATCTGGGAA AGAGACCTCTGGGCTTGTACTCCTCTCCAGTTGTCCTCAGACAGCCAGCCGCCTCCAAAAGTTCTTCATCTACTCACGGAGAGCCCAGAGGCCCACAGCCACCTACTG TGCGGTCACTGATGGGATCCCAGCTACTTCTGAGGGGAAGATCCAAGCAGCTTTGAAACTGGAACACGTTGATGGCGTTGATCTT GTAATTCCAGTGAAGTCCCCATCCCGAAAAGACTTCCAAGAAGGTGTCAAGAGGACCCTCAGCCACTTCCATGTGGTGGCCATGGGCTCTGGCTGTGCCTTGGTCCAACTGCAGCCACTGACAG
- the CIDEC gene encoding cell death activator CIDE-3 isoform X2: MEYAMKSLSLLYPKSFSRHVAVSTCTSMVTQQLLTDSSLEAPKARPCRVSTADRSVRKGIMAHSLKDLLHKVRDTLMLADKPFFLVLEEDGTIVETEEYFQALGDDTVFMVLQKGQKWQPPSEKSTRYQLSLSRKPGKKIDVARVTFDLYKMNPQDFIGCLNVKATLYGTYSLSYDLHCYRAKRIMKEALRWALFSMQATGHVLLGTSCYMQQFLDATEGGQPPEGKAPSLIPSCLKMLQ; the protein is encoded by the exons GCATGTGGCAGTGAGCACCTGCACCTCAATGGTGACCCAGCAGCTACTGACCGATTCCAGCCTGGAAGCCCCCAAGGCCCGGCCCTGCAGAGTAAGCACTGCTGACCGGAGTGTGCGGAAGGGCATCATGGCGCACAGTCTCAAGGACCTCCTCCACAAG GTCCGGGACACCCTGATGCTGGCAGACAAGCCCTTCTTCCTGGTGCTGGAGGAAGATGGTACAATTGTTGAGACAGAAGAGTATTTCCAAGCCCTGGGGGATGACACAGTGTTCATGGTCCTCCAGAAGGGGCAGAAATGGCAGCCCCCATCAGAGAAG AGTACTAGGTACCAACTCTCCCTCTCCCGTAAGCCTGGCAAGAAGATTGATGTGGCCCGTGTAACCTTTGACCTATACAAGATGAACCCACAGGACTTCATTGGTTGCCTGAATGTGAAGGCCACTCTGTATGGCACCTACTCCCTTTCCTATGACCTGCACTGCTACCGGGCCAAACGCATCATGAA GGAAGCTCTTCGTTGGGCCCTCTTCAGCATGCAGGCCACAGGCCATGTGCTGCTTGGCACATCGTGTTATATGCAGCAGTTCCTGGATGCCACAGAGGGAGGGCAGCCCCCTGAGGGCAAGGCCCCATCGCTCATCCCATCCTGTCTGAAGATGCTGCAGTGA